The DNA window CCTATCCGGATCTCGCGCCGCTGCAGCATATCCCCACGGTGCTGCTGCTGGTCGCCGCGCCGCTGCTGCTGCGTCGGTTTCCCCTGTCGGATGGCGCCGTCGCATCGCTGACCGCCTTTTTCCTGCTGCACACGCTGGCGGGGCGCTACACCTACTCGAATGTGCCTTACGATGCCTGGTCTCGCGCCCTGACCGGCCATGACATTTCGACCACCTTCGGCCTTGCCCGCAATGATTTCGACCGGCTGGTGCATCTCAGCTTCGGCCTGCTGTGGGTCGCCCCCTTTGCCGAAGCGGTCGAACGCCATGCCGCCCTGCCCCGGCGGGCAGCCGTGATGATGGCGTTCCTCTTCGTGGGCGCCTTCAGCGCAGCCTATGAAATCTTCGAATGGCAGCTCACGCTGCTGGCGCCCGCCAGTCTGGCCGACGACTACAACGGCCAGCAAGGCGATCCGTGGGACAGTCAGAAGGATATGGCGATGGCGATTCTCGGCGCTGCCGCGGCTTCGTTCTGGCCCCTGTTCAAGCGCCGGGCCTGAATTTTGGTGGGAAATGCGCCCGCCACAATCGACGACGCCGACACATTGACGGGCGCATCCCCACACCCGCGCACCGACGCTCCCAGACGGGCACGAGCGAAGCACGTTGCCCATCCGTAAGTTCCAGGAATTAACGAGAAGTTAGCTTTTCCGCCGCTTTTCCCAAGTGTTTTCCATTGGCCGGAAAATCCCCCTTTCGTTCACATTCTCGGACTTCAAGATCCCGCCGCTGGACAGTCTTTTTTGATCGGCCTGTCGGGCATGGTATTCCCCAAGCTGATAGCTCTGACCGTTCACGCTTGCAGTCTCGGCCACGGTACATCCGCATTCGATGAGGGGGATGACCGCATTCTTGCGCAGACCATCCTGAAACCCTCAGCCTGACCTCCATCTCTGCCTAAGACAGGGCCGTCATAAGCCGACGATCCTTCACCTCGCTGCTCACGGCTTTGAATGACCGTCGCCGGCGCGCCACCATTGCACGAATGTCTCGGCAGAACGAATTTGGCAGCAAGAAACGGAACGTCATTCACCGGCTTTCGTGCCATGATCGTCCCTCATACCAAAGGGAATGATATGCGTGCCGAAGCAGCCGTCCTGAACCGCGCCTACGAACACGCGGTTGCCTATCTCGAAGAGCTCGACAGCCGTTCGGTGGCGGCGACAGCCAGCCTTGCCGAACTGCGTGCCCGCCTGAACATCCCGCTTGAGGCGACAGCCACGCCGGCGCAAACCGTGATCGACGACCTGGTGGCCGCGACAGAGGGCGGCCATCTCGGTTCGGCGGGCGGGCGGTTCTTTGCCTGGGTGATCGGCGGAGCGCTGCCCTCGGCCTTGGCGGCGGATTGGCTGGCCTCCACCTGGGACGTCAATGCGGCGATGTATGCCTGCGGTCCGGCCGCCGCCGTCACCGAGGAGATCGCCGGGGGCTGGGTCAAGGAGGTACTCGACCTCCCGCGTGAGGCATCATTCGCCTTCACCACCGGATGCCAATTGGCCCATATGACCTGCCTTGCCGCAGCGCGCCATGCGGTTCTGGCCCGCGTCGGCTGGGATGTCGAACGTGACGGCTTGGCCGGAGCGCCACCGATCCGCATTCTGGCCACACAGCAGCACCATGGCTCGATCCTGCGCGCGCTGCGTTTTCTGGGATTGGGCACAAGGTCACTGATCCCGCTGGCGACGGGCGAGGACGGGCGCCTGGGCGTCGAGGCCCTGCGCGAGGCGCTGGCGGGCGGCAGCGGGCCGACGATCCTCGTGCTCGATGCGGCCGATCTCAACATCGGTGCTTGCGATCCCTTCAGCGATCTGATCCCCGTGGCGCATGCGGCGGACGCCTGGGTGCATGTCGATGGCGCATTCGGTCTGTGGGCACGAGCCAGCCACCGGCACCGGCATTTGGTCGAGGGGGTGGAACGCGCTGACAGTTGGGCCACCGATGCGCATAAATGGCTCAACACGCCGCAGGACAATGGCATCGCCATCGTGCGCGACCACGCCGCCCATCGCGCTGCCATGACGCTGAGCGCGGACTATCTGGTGGCAGGCGGAGACGCCCGCGATGCCATCGACTGGACGCCCGACTGGACCCGCCGCGCAAGGGGCTACGCCGTCTATGCAGCCCTGCGCGAACTGGGGCGGGATGGCCTGGCCGCCATGATCGACGGCTGCTGTGAGCATGCTCTGGCGCTGGCGCGGGGGATCGGCGCTCTCGAAGGGGCAGAACTGGTCGCCGCGCCGACGATGAATCAGGCGCTGATCCGCTTTCCCGATCCTCATGGTCGGTCGGATGCGGATCATGACCGCCACACCGATGCCGTGATCGCGGCGATCAATGCCGAAGGGACCGCCTTTTTTAGCGGCACGTTGTGGCAGGGCCGCCGAGCGATGCGGATCAGCGTCGTCAACTGGCGCACGAGCCATGACGACGTCAGCGCAACAATCGAGGCGGTCAGCCGTGTGCTGTCAATGGTGAGCTCTCATCCATGACCACAGCCGAAGCACTGGATTGCTGCCGACAAGCCTGGCTGACAGAGCGGCCATTCAAGCTTTCGATCCGACGATACCGACATGGTACAGGCCCAGCAACAGAAGCGGGTTAGGATCGGGCAATCCGATGAACCTTGGCGTGGCCATCGCCGTTTATGCCACGATCTCCATGGAGCTTGGCGTCCCGCTCCGCTTTCCGGGCACGCCCGAGGCTTATCGCGCGCTCTATCAGGTCAGCGCGGCCGATCTAATGGCTGACGCCACCGTATGGGCGGGCAGGAGTGAAAGCGCACAGGATGATATTTTCAATCTGACCAATGGCGACCAGTTCCGCTGGCATTACATCTGGCCGCACATCACGAGAATGTTCGATATGGAGATCGCCGAGCCGGTTCCCACGCCGCCGGCCTCTTATATGACCGACAAGGCCGACCTCTGGGCATCCATCATGGCCAAATATTGCTTGCAGAACACCCCCTATGAGAAGCTCGTCGCCTGGAACTTTGCCGACTTCATTTTCCGCAGCGGCTTCGACAATGTCTCCAGCACCATAAAGGTGCGCAAAGCCGACTTCAACGGCTGCATCGACAGCGAGGAGATGTTCCGGACCTTCTTTCACCAATTGCGCGCTGAGAAGGTCATTCCTTAAATCTCAATGATGGCTCGGCGCGATGGTTTCCCATCCGCGTCGAGCCCGCTCGCAACCTTGCTCTGGGCAGGAAACAATCGTCACAAAAGCTGGACTTTGCCTAGGTCCGCTCAGCCGAATTGGAACATGGCAAGCTGCCCTTCCGGCCACCATGCCTTGTCGTTCCGGGGCTGATGATGGTGGAGCATGTCCCACCCGGCCTCCGGAACGTTCGCCCCTGTGCAGCGCATCCGGAAGCCTGATGATCGCCACACCCTCAGATTGGGGCCGGGACAAGCCCACGCCCCTTTCGGATCAGCGCGCCGGATCGGGCGTTTCGCGGAAGGCATCGGTGGCCATCGGCAGATAGTCATGGCTCAGCACCATCCACGTATCCAGCCTTTCCCGCAGTTCGATCTCGATGGCTTTGTAATCGGGCTTTCCGGCCAGATTGGTCAGCTCATAAGGATCGTTCTGGAGGTCGTAGAGTTCGAAGATCGGCCTTGGGCGCTGGAAATAGATACGCTCATACAGCGCGGGCAGCTTTCCGGCCCGATGCGCCTGCACGATGTCCTTCCACGGGCCCAAAGCGCGCTCCTCATCGTTGCGAGAAATCGCGGGCAGCACCTCATGCTTGCCGATTTCGCTAGTGTCCTGCGCGGGATCGAGGAAGCGCCCGCCCTGATCGACCGGCGAATAGGGCTGACCCGGCTGGGCATTGTAGATCAGCTTGTAACGCCGGCCGGTGATCGCGCGCTGGTAATCCACGCCTTCGGAAACGGTGAGCGAGCCGGGATGCACGCCTCTCTCGGTAAAGACATAGTCATGACCCGGCAAATTGGCGCCGCGCAGGATCGGCACCAGACTGGTGCCCTCCATATGGACGTCGGGCTTCAGACGGGCGGCCTCCACAAAGGTCTCGGCCAGATCGATGTTGCTGACCAACGCGTCGCTGCGCGAGCCCGGCTTCACCACATCGGGCCAGCGGATGATCAGGGGCACATGATTGCCGCGCTCGTAAAGCGTGCCCTTGCCGCGATACATGGACTCGCCATTGTCGCCCATAAAAACGACAAGAGTGTTCTTGTCCAAACCCCGCGCTTTCAGCATCGCCATGATCGCCCCGAACTGGCGATCCATATTGCGCAAATCGGAGAGCATGCCCGCATAATCCTCGCGCACGGCGGGCAGATCGGGCCAGTCTTTCGGGATCGCGAGTTTGCTGGAATCGATGTCGTGGTGATCGGTGATGAAGGGCCGGTGCGTCTGGTTGAAGCCGAAATAGAGGAAGAACGGCTTGCCCTGCGGAATATGATCGAAGGTCTTGCCCAGCCGCTCGACGATCTGCTCGGGCGGATTGCCCTTGGTGCCGAAGACATGCACATAATCGAAGCGGTCGGTCAGACGGGTCAGCCCGCTGTCGAGCAGGGCCTGTTTCACATGCGGCGGATCGCCCTCACGCCCGCCCAGATGATGGATGCGCCCCTCCAGCCCCGTCCAATAGCCGCCATTGCGCAGAATATCGGAGAAATAACGCACATCGAGACCCGCCGGCTCGCCAAAGCGGGTGATGCCGATGGCCACCGGGTTGCGCCCGGCAAAGATCGCCCCTCGAGAGGGCGCGCATTGCGGGCTGGTGTCATAGGCCCGGTCGAAACACATGCCCTGCGCGGCAAAAGCCTCAAAATTGGGGGTGATGTTGTTCCGCTTCATATCCGCATCGGTGTGACAGCCGTCATGCGGAGCGCTGTTGTCGTCCGAGAGGATCATGATGATGTTGGGCGGCGCAGGTTGGGCCGCCTCCAGAGCGGGCGGAGGCGCCGCCGCATATCCGGCTGCGGGCAGCACCGCGCCCATCAGCGCGATGGCGGAAAGACCGTGTTTGATCATGTTTCGCATCAGGCATGCCTCCTTCAGAAATGGCCGAAACGCAGGCCGATGGAGAAATAGCGCCCGATCTGGTCGGCAAAGGGCGCCGCCGGATAGATCAGGCCGGGGTTGGAGGAGCTGGCCTCGTAATAGCCGCCCGTCACATTGAAGAGGTTGTTGATGTTGAAGAAGGCTGTCACCGGATAAGTCCCGATGGAGAGCCCCTGCGACAGGTTCAGGTCGGTCTGCACATAGGCTTTGGACGGCGCATCCGCCACGATCAGCGTGGGATCGGCGCTATAATGGAACGGCGAGAAATAGCGCAGCGTCAGCGCGGCATTGGTACGCTGGATGCCATAACGCAGCACCGCGGTGATGCGGTCCACCGGCGCCAGCGCCGTGCCCGCCGTGTTGGTGATGACCGCGCCCGGCAGGCTCTGGGTTTTCAGGATCGGCTCATGCGTCCATTGCACGTTCAAACCGCTATGCCCGCCCAGGCCGGAGGACAGACGCTCCAGATCGAAGCCATAATCGAAGCCCACCACAAAGCCGCGCGAGAAGACCTGAGCAATGTTCTCGTTTTCCTTGTAATTGGCGGTCGGCGCATTGGCGGCGCTGCTGTCGATGGGCCCAAGCGGGCGCGCCACCAGCGAACACAGGGGCGATGCCCCGCCCGAGGCGATGCAGATCTTCTCCACCGATGTCGTCAGGCCCGAGAGCGAGCTGATCGCATTGCTGATCTTGATGTCGTAATAGTCGAGGGACAGCGACAGCCCCCGGATCGCCGGCGGACTGTAGCTGCCCCCGATGGTCAGATTGCGCGCCACCTCGGGCTTGAGATCGGCATTGCCCTGGCTCACATTCAGGATCTGGCCATTCGCGCCGGTGAGGTAATCGGTATAGCCCGAGATCGTCGCCGTCTGCCCCTGATAGAGCTCATAAAGCGTGGGCGCGCGAATGTCGCGCGAGCGCGTGGCATGGATGTTCAGCCCCGGCGCGGGCTGCCATTCCAGCCCCAGACGCCAGGTCTCCGCCGAGCCGCTGGTGCTGTAATGGGTATAGCGCCCCGCCGCGCTGGCCGTCAGTTGGCGCACCAGCGGCAGATCGCGCAGCAGCGGCACGCTCAGTTCCAGATTGCCCTCATAGACCGATTGCGTGCCATAGGCCGGGGCCGAGACATTCTTGGTCCACAATTGCGTGCCCACCGCCACGGTGCTGCCATTGGCCCCCACGCGCAGGCCGGTGGGATCGAAGGTATTGTCGGTGACGGTCGAGACCTCGCGCAGGATCTGGTGGCGGTATTCGCCGCCCGCCGCCAGCTTGATGGGCCCGGCCCAACCCTGCGCCAGCGTGCCGCTGAGACTGCCGCCCAGATCGTGCATGTAATTGGTGGCGGCCCAATAGGTGTCACCGGTGATGTAGTTGATCGCCGCCGCAGAGGCGTTGCCATTGCCCAGCACATTGAGCGGCGCGCAACCCGGAAAGGCGCCGGGCGACACGATGCTGGCGCGGCACACGATGTTGCCTGAGCCATCCCTCACCGCATCCAGCGCGGCATAGAGCCTCTCGGTGTTCACATTGCCCGTGGTGAGCTGCGAGGTGCGCCCAACCCCATAGGTATAGTAGAGTTCCCAGTCAAAATTTTTGAACACTGCGCCGGTCAGTCCCGCGCGCACCGAAAAGGCGGTGGTGCGGTCATGCAGGCCAAGGATGTTGCCGAAATCCTCATTGTAGCGGGCAAGGTTGAAGCTGGAGGTGTTGGTGGCCGTCAGCGCCGCCTGATACTGCGGCAGCAGATAGGCATTGCCGCTGTAGATGGTGAGCGGCGTGGAGCTGGCCGTGCTGATCAGATTCTGCTCATGCGAGAAGGTCGCGGTGTTGGCATAGCTGGCCTGCACATAGAATTTTGTATGGTCGCTCACATCGTAATCAAAGCGCCCGAAGAATTGCGCCGTGGTCAGCGAGGGCAGCAGATTGGTATCGCGGCGATAGGAGCCATCACCCCCCACCGAAACGCCCGCAGTGTTGGTGGGCGTGCCCTTGTTGAAGGCGGCCAGCGTGCCATCGGAGAGGAATTGCTGGCCCGCGAAAGGCCCATTGGTCACCAGCCCGCCGAAGGCCGAGGTGTTGAGCCGCGTGTTGGCCACCTGCGCCAGAGGACTTGCTGCCGTGCCGCTGCCCACGATCGAGACCGAAGAATTGCCGAAAGGTCGCGGCATGGCCGAGATGCCGTCACGGTGGAAATATTCCGCGCTCCATTCGAAATGGGCGCGATCGCCGATCTTGAACCCGTGAGCGATGCTGCCCCGGATCGAGCGCCCGTCGCCATAGGTCGAGATGCCGTCCTGCACCTGCCCCTTGATGCCGTTGAACTCCTTGTCGAGGATGAAGTTCACCACGCCCGAAACGGCATCCGAACCATAGACCGCCGAAGCGCCGCCGGTCACCACTTCTACACGTTTCACCAGCAGTTGCGGCAATGTGTTGATATCGGTCGTGCCGTCGAAATAAGTGGGCGGCACGCGGTGGCCATCCTCCAGCACCAGCGTGCGGATCGGGCCAAGGCCCCACAGGTCGAGATAGTTGCCGGTGGGCTGATAACCGCCATCCGAGGCGCTGTCGCTGCTCTTGATCGGCGAGAACACCGGGATCTTGGCGAGGCCCGCGGGCAGGCTCTGGGGCGAAAGATCGGCCAGCTCCTGACTGGAGACGCGGCGCACCGGGCTCGGCCCGCCCGACGCGCCCTTGATGCGCGTGCCGGTCACCACAATGTCGTCGCCCTGCGCCACGGCGGGGGTCAGTGGGGGAACAGTCTCTGCCTGTTGGAGGCCGATGATGATGATGCCATTGGCGCCGTGCCGGGCGGTGAGATGGCTGCCCGCCAGCAGTTGCGCCAACGCGGCCTCGGCGGAGAAGCGGCCTTTCAGCCCATGGGTTTCGATGCGCCCCACCTGCCCGGCATCGAACACCAGTTGCTGGCGGGTGATCCGCCCATAAGCGCGCAGGGCCTGACCCAGGCCCTGCGCCGGAAGGTCGAATTCATAGCTGGCAGCGGCCTGCGCCATGGCCGGGGCGGCCCATGATCCCTGCGCCACGGCCAGCACTGCCATGCAGCCTGCCAGCCTCAACCCCGCCTTGATCCTGCTTCTCACGTCCACTTTCCCCT is part of the Novosphingobium sp. genome and encodes:
- a CDS encoding sulfatase; translated protein: MRNMIKHGLSAIALMGAVLPAAGYAAAPPPALEAAQPAPPNIIMILSDDNSAPHDGCHTDADMKRNNITPNFEAFAAQGMCFDRAYDTSPQCAPSRGAIFAGRNPVAIGITRFGEPAGLDVRYFSDILRNGGYWTGLEGRIHHLGGREGDPPHVKQALLDSGLTRLTDRFDYVHVFGTKGNPPEQIVERLGKTFDHIPQGKPFFLYFGFNQTHRPFITDHHDIDSSKLAIPKDWPDLPAVREDYAGMLSDLRNMDRQFGAIMAMLKARGLDKNTLVVFMGDNGESMYRGKGTLYERGNHVPLIIRWPDVVKPGSRSDALVSNIDLAETFVEAARLKPDVHMEGTSLVPILRGANLPGHDYVFTERGVHPGSLTVSEGVDYQRAITGRRYKLIYNAQPGQPYSPVDQGGRFLDPAQDTSEIGKHEVLPAISRNDEERALGPWKDIVQAHRAGKLPALYERIYFQRPRPIFELYDLQNDPYELTNLAGKPDYKAIEIELRERLDTWMVLSHDYLPMATDAFRETPDPAR
- a CDS encoding pyridoxal-dependent decarboxylase, with translation MRAEAAVLNRAYEHAVAYLEELDSRSVAATASLAELRARLNIPLEATATPAQTVIDDLVAATEGGHLGSAGGRFFAWVIGGALPSALAADWLASTWDVNAAMYACGPAAAVTEEIAGGWVKEVLDLPREASFAFTTGCQLAHMTCLAAARHAVLARVGWDVERDGLAGAPPIRILATQQHHGSILRALRFLGLGTRSLIPLATGEDGRLGVEALREALAGGSGPTILVLDAADLNIGACDPFSDLIPVAHAADAWVHVDGAFGLWARASHRHRHLVEGVERADSWATDAHKWLNTPQDNGIAIVRDHAAHRAAMTLSADYLVAGGDARDAIDWTPDWTRRARGYAVYAALRELGRDGLAAMIDGCCEHALALARGIGALEGAELVAAPTMNQALIRFPDPHGRSDADHDRHTDAVIAAINAEGTAFFSGTLWQGRRAMRISVVNWRTSHDDVSATIEAVSRVLSMVSSHP
- a CDS encoding TonB-dependent receptor, producing the protein MRSRIKAGLRLAGCMAVLAVAQGSWAAPAMAQAAASYEFDLPAQGLGQALRAYGRITRQQLVFDAGQVGRIETHGLKGRFSAEAALAQLLAGSHLTARHGANGIIIIGLQQAETVPPLTPAVAQGDDIVVTGTRIKGASGGPSPVRRVSSQELADLSPQSLPAGLAKIPVFSPIKSSDSASDGGYQPTGNYLDLWGLGPIRTLVLEDGHRVPPTYFDGTTDINTLPQLLVKRVEVVTGGASAVYGSDAVSGVVNFILDKEFNGIKGQVQDGISTYGDGRSIRGSIAHGFKIGDRAHFEWSAEYFHRDGISAMPRPFGNSSVSIVGSGTAASPLAQVANTRLNTSAFGGLVTNGPFAGQQFLSDGTLAAFNKGTPTNTAGVSVGGDGSYRRDTNLLPSLTTAQFFGRFDYDVSDHTKFYVQASYANTATFSHEQNLISTASSTPLTIYSGNAYLLPQYQAALTATNTSSFNLARYNEDFGNILGLHDRTTAFSVRAGLTGAVFKNFDWELYYTYGVGRTSQLTTGNVNTERLYAALDAVRDGSGNIVCRASIVSPGAFPGCAPLNVLGNGNASAAAINYITGDTYWAATNYMHDLGGSLSGTLAQGWAGPIKLAAGGEYRHQILREVSTVTDNTFDPTGLRVGANGSTVAVGTQLWTKNVSAPAYGTQSVYEGNLELSVPLLRDLPLVRQLTASAAGRYTHYSTSGSAETWRLGLEWQPAPGLNIHATRSRDIRAPTLYELYQGQTATISGYTDYLTGANGQILNVSQGNADLKPEVARNLTIGGSYSPPAIRGLSLSLDYYDIKISNAISSLSGLTTSVEKICIASGGASPLCSLVARPLGPIDSSAANAPTANYKENENIAQVFSRGFVVGFDYGFDLERLSSGLGGHSGLNVQWTHEPILKTQSLPGAVITNTAGTALAPVDRITAVLRYGIQRTNAALTLRYFSPFHYSADPTLIVADAPSKAYVQTDLNLSQGLSIGTYPVTAFFNINNLFNVTGGYYEASSSNPGLIYPAAPFADQIGRYFSIGLRFGHF
- a CDS encoding DUF2238 domain-containing protein, which gives rise to MLLLLLILALVLANIRQPYPDLAPLQHIPTVLLLVAAPLLLRRFPLSDGAVASLTAFFLLHTLAGRYTYSNVPYDAWSRALTGHDISTTFGLARNDFDRLVHLSFGLLWVAPFAEAVERHAALPRRAAVMMAFLFVGAFSAAYEIFEWQLTLLAPASLADDYNGQQGDPWDSQKDMAMAILGAAAASFWPLFKRRA